One window of the Hippoglossus hippoglossus isolate fHipHip1 chromosome 9, fHipHip1.pri, whole genome shotgun sequence genome contains the following:
- the LOC117767842 gene encoding folylpolyglutamate synthase, mitochondrial-like isoform X2, which translates to MHLFTKYFWEAYERLDDTKDAHGGTMPFYFQFLTLLAFHVFLQERVDLAVIEVGIGGQYDCTNIIRKPWVCGITSLGFDHCSLLGDTMEKIAWQKAGIFKPGVPAFTVRQQPSPLTILQRRAEDIGCPLDVSPELDQYEAVVGPMSLGLSGKHQRSNASLALQLSYSWLQRHKAEDKRGGLSLVPAGCRLSSQAAPFQPSTAMLKGLQETEWLGRSQTLKCGSVTYYLDGAHTTASMQACVCWFRQEMMQRDQTQSRALKILLFNTTGERDSAALLKVLLTCQFDYALFCPNVAETPADNTAHHSISVCVQRLLAHCRANQSSWQSLNAAETIHHHQRHLVTSPVSHSLVFPCILSALRWINQEEQPVSKPAGSVGSTEFCGRLRETGTMSVLVTGSLYLVGGVLKHLEPTLDS; encoded by the exons ATGCATCTTTTTACCAAGTACTTTTGGGAGGCTTATGAGCGACTGGATGACACAAAG GATGCCCATGGAGGCACCATGCCCTTCTATTTCCAGTTCCTGACGCTTCTGGCCTTTCACGTCTTCCTGCAGGAGAGG GTGGATTTAGCAGTCATTGAAGTGGGGATTGGAGGGCAGTATGACTGCACAAATATAATTAG GAAGCCATGGGTGTGTGGGATCACATCTCTTGGTTTTGATCACTGTAGTCTGCTTGGAGACACAATGGAGAAGATTGCTTGGCAGAAGGCTGGGATATTTAAG CCAGGTGTACCAGCGTTCACTGTCCGACAACAGCCCAGTCCCCTGACAATCCTGCAGCGCCGAGCTGAAGACATCGGG TGTCCTCTGGACGTCTCTCCTGAGCTGGATCAGTACGAAGCTGTGGTCGGGCCCATGAGCCTGGGACTGTCGGGGAAACACCAGCGCTCAAATGCATCACTTGCCCTGCAGCTCAGTTACAGCTGGCTGCAGCGCCACAAAGCCGAGGACAAAAGAG GTGGTCTCAGCTTAGTTCCTGCAGGCTGCAGACTGAGCTCTCAAGCTGCCCCGTTCCAGCCCAGCACAGCCATGCTAAAAG gtctACAGGAAACAGAGTGGTTGGGACGAAGCCAGACGCTGAAGTGTGGCTCTGTCACATATTACCTGGATGGAGCACATACCACAGCCAGTATGCAGGCCTGCGTCTGCTGGTTCAGACAGGAGATGATGCAGAGGGACCAGACTCA GAGCCGTGCACTTAAAATCCTGCTCTTTAACACAACAGGAGAGAGGGACTCTGCTGCTTTACTCAAAGTGCTGCTG ACCTGCCAGTTTGACTACGCACTCTTCTGTCCCAACGTCGCTGAAACACCTGCTGACAACACAG CTCATcacagcatcagtgtgtgtgtgcagcgccTGCTGGCTCACTGCAGAGCAAACCAGAGCAGCTGGCAGAGCCTGAACGCAGCAGAAACAATCCATCATCACCAGCGCCACCTGGTGACCAGCCCTGTGAGTCACAGCCTGGTGTTCCCCTGCATCCTAAGCGCCCTCCGATGGATAAACCAGGAAGAACAGCCAGTGTCGAAACCCGCTGGATCCGTGGGCTCCACTGAGTTCTGTGGCAGGCTGAGAGAGACGGGTACCATGTCTGTGCTGGTGACTGGAAGTCTGTACCTGGTGGGAGGAGTGCTCAAACATCTGGAGCCTACATTGGACTCATGA
- the LOC117767842 gene encoding folylpolyglutamate synthase, mitochondrial-like isoform X1: MVSQTVVVNRTKTFQRAVCVLNSLQNNGRMKNPGLQLQAMQGFLHRTGITVGELDKLNIIHVTGTKGKGSTCAFTERIIRNCGFRTGFYSSPHLVHVRERIRINGWPISMHLFTKYFWEAYERLDDTKDAHGGTMPFYFQFLTLLAFHVFLQERVDLAVIEVGIGGQYDCTNIIRKPWVCGITSLGFDHCSLLGDTMEKIAWQKAGIFKPGVPAFTVRQQPSPLTILQRRAEDIGCPLDVSPELDQYEAVVGPMSLGLSGKHQRSNASLALQLSYSWLQRHKAEDKRGGLSLVPAGCRLSSQAAPFQPSTAMLKGLQETEWLGRSQTLKCGSVTYYLDGAHTTASMQACVCWFRQEMMQRDQTQSRALKILLFNTTGERDSAALLKVLLTCQFDYALFCPNVAETPADNTAHHSISVCVQRLLAHCRANQSSWQSLNAAETIHHHQRHLVTSPVSHSLVFPCILSALRWINQEEQPVSKPAGSVGSTEFCGRLRETGTMSVLVTGSLYLVGGVLKHLEPTLDS; encoded by the exons agagctgtgtgtgtcctgaacaGCCTGCAGAATAATGGACGTATGAAGAATCCAGGCCTGCAGCTCCAGGCCATGCAGGGATTCCTCCATCGCACTGGCATTACT GTGGGTGAACTGGACAAACTCAACATCATCCATGTCACTGGGACTAAAGGAAAG GGATCAACGTGTGCTTTTACTGAAAGAATAATCAGGAATTGTGGCTTTCGCACAGGATTTTATAG CTCTCCACACTTGGTTCATGTCAGAGAGAGAATACGCATCAATGGATGGCCAATCAGCATGCATCTTTTTACCAAGTACTTTTGGGAGGCTTATGAGCGACTGGATGACACAAAG GATGCCCATGGAGGCACCATGCCCTTCTATTTCCAGTTCCTGACGCTTCTGGCCTTTCACGTCTTCCTGCAGGAGAGG GTGGATTTAGCAGTCATTGAAGTGGGGATTGGAGGGCAGTATGACTGCACAAATATAATTAG GAAGCCATGGGTGTGTGGGATCACATCTCTTGGTTTTGATCACTGTAGTCTGCTTGGAGACACAATGGAGAAGATTGCTTGGCAGAAGGCTGGGATATTTAAG CCAGGTGTACCAGCGTTCACTGTCCGACAACAGCCCAGTCCCCTGACAATCCTGCAGCGCCGAGCTGAAGACATCGGG TGTCCTCTGGACGTCTCTCCTGAGCTGGATCAGTACGAAGCTGTGGTCGGGCCCATGAGCCTGGGACTGTCGGGGAAACACCAGCGCTCAAATGCATCACTTGCCCTGCAGCTCAGTTACAGCTGGCTGCAGCGCCACAAAGCCGAGGACAAAAGAG GTGGTCTCAGCTTAGTTCCTGCAGGCTGCAGACTGAGCTCTCAAGCTGCCCCGTTCCAGCCCAGCACAGCCATGCTAAAAG gtctACAGGAAACAGAGTGGTTGGGACGAAGCCAGACGCTGAAGTGTGGCTCTGTCACATATTACCTGGATGGAGCACATACCACAGCCAGTATGCAGGCCTGCGTCTGCTGGTTCAGACAGGAGATGATGCAGAGGGACCAGACTCA GAGCCGTGCACTTAAAATCCTGCTCTTTAACACAACAGGAGAGAGGGACTCTGCTGCTTTACTCAAAGTGCTGCTG ACCTGCCAGTTTGACTACGCACTCTTCTGTCCCAACGTCGCTGAAACACCTGCTGACAACACAG CTCATcacagcatcagtgtgtgtgtgcagcgccTGCTGGCTCACTGCAGAGCAAACCAGAGCAGCTGGCAGAGCCTGAACGCAGCAGAAACAATCCATCATCACCAGCGCCACCTGGTGACCAGCCCTGTGAGTCACAGCCTGGTGTTCCCCTGCATCCTAAGCGCCCTCCGATGGATAAACCAGGAAGAACAGCCAGTGTCGAAACCCGCTGGATCCGTGGGCTCCACTGAGTTCTGTGGCAGGCTGAGAGAGACGGGTACCATGTCTGTGCTGGTGACTGGAAGTCTGTACCTGGTGGGAGGAGTGCTCAAACATCTGGAGCCTACATTGGACTCATGA